The DNA sequence CCGTGAGGATGCGCGGATGTTTGAGACACCACCACAGGCCCCGACCCGACCAGCGGACCAGCAGACCGAGCACGACCGCCCACCAGGGCAGCCGCAACCGCCGAGGCCGGACCACAAGCAGGTCACCGGAAACGGTGGTGACGACCTCACCACGCGGACGCCCCATCACCGGCCACCCCCGACGACGGGGAGGAAACGGCCGCGAGCGTCGCGCAACCTTGGGAACGGCAACACCAGCTGACCGGCGCACAACCCACACCGGGCCGCATCCCCGCCAACCGTCGCGGCGTTGTCGGTGTCGCCCTGGGCGTCGGTCGGGGTGGTGGTGAACATGTTCTTGCAGTCGGCACAGCGGATCCGCGCCCGATTCTGGGCGCGCTTAACCTGGGACACGTCGGAACCTCACCGAATCTGAAGAAGGAAGAGGAGGAGGGGAAGACACCAAGGGGTGGGGCTGCCGTCCGCCAAGACCAGACAGCCCCACCCCGAACCGAGCACTACGAACCCGTGGCCGCCCGCGCCTTACCGGTGCCGTTGCTCGCCAGGCCAGCCGGGGCGCGCATCCCCGACGCCCGCAACGAGTACGCCATCCGCCCGTTGCTCGCCACGTACGGCGTGACCGTCATGTCGTCGAACTCCACCGCCTCGAACGGCACCCCCGTCGGCGGAACCGGCTGGTAGTCCGCCGAGATCTTCACCGTCGTCTCCCGCGACCGCTTCCCCAACTCCGGATCCAGGTCCATCACCCGGACCTGCCACACCCGCTGACCCGTCAGCTTGTCCTTCGCCGGCGACCGCCGACCTGTCTTCTCGTCGTAGTCCTCGACCTCACCCAACGACTCGGGCACCAACGCGCACCCCGCCGGGAACACGTCCGAACACCGGACCGAGAACCTCGTTCCGCCTCGCAGAGCCATCTCTGCAACTCCCAACTTGTAGTAACGTCTGCCAACCGGCAGGACCAAAGGTAGGGACTACTTGGCAGACATGTCAACAAGTCTCGGAAAGTGGTCCGGTATACCCCGAATGACCCTTGCGAACAGCGGCACAACCGCGCCGGAGCTCTGTTACCGGGGCGGACGGACGTCGACGAGCACGGGAAGACGTCGACGGGCACGCAAAGAGGCCCCACCGGTCGGCTGTGGACCAGGCGAGGCGGGTGCCGGTTAGGAAAGGGTGACCGTGGCGTTCAGCTTGGCCAGCGCCCGTACCCGTGCGTCGATAATCCGCATCCGGGCCGCGTGTTCGGCCGGTTCGCGGTGCGCGGCCTGGCTGGTGACCTGACCGGGCCACTTGCGGTACAGCAGGCCGGTTTCGGCGTGAAAGAAGCCGCCGGTGATGGTGCTCGCGGCCAGGAGAAGGCCGGTGTCCTCGGACGCGGGCAGGGCCATCCAGCCGCCCAGGGCGAACAGCACATCCGTGCGCAGACACAGCGTCGCCGGATGCACCGGTGCCCGGTAGTTGTTGGCGAGCCAGAACGCGTGCACGTCACCGCAGGCGATCGGCCCGGCGGGCGGGTCGGAGTCGAAGCCGACCGTGGACCCGTCCGGCAGCAGATCCAGCACCCGCGACGTCGTCCACCCAACCGACGGGTGCGCGGTCAGGGTGGCGATGTCCCGGGCGAGGACACCCGGGGTGAGTTGGTCATCGGCGTCGAGGACCTTCACCAACGGCCCGTCGACCCGTTCCATCGCCAGCGTCCGGGCGACACCGGGGCCGCCGGGTCGGCCGACACCGACCGAGATACGCGGGTCGTCGGGCAGGGCGTCGGCAACGGCCCCGGTACGTCCGTCCTCCTGGACCAGCCACCGCCACCCCCAGCCGTCCGGCATCTGCTGGGCGGCCAGGGAGGCGTAGGCATCGGCGAGATAGCCGATACTCGGCAGGTGCACCGGCGTGATGACCGAAACGACCTGGGTCAAGCAGGCCACCGCGCAAGCGAGTTCGAGTACACCAACTCGGTGCGGTCACCGGGCATGACGACGTCAGCGACCTCCACCACCCGCCCGCCGATGTCCACCGACGTCTTCCGCACCGTCAGCACGGACACGCCCGGATCGATGTCGAGGAGTTCGGCCTCATCCGGCGACGGCGGCCTAGCGCGGATCTCATCCACGATCCGATCGAGTTCGATCCCGACCGTGTACAGCTGATGCTGCGTACCACCCGGCCACGGCTCCTTGCCCGCGTCGAGCAGGTCCGGGTTCCCGGCGATCAACGCCACCGGCAGGAACGAGTACGACACCGACAACGGAGC is a window from the Solwaraspora sp. WMMD792 genome containing:
- a CDS encoding transcriptional regulator, whose product is MALRGGTRFSVRCSDVFPAGCALVPESLGEVEDYDEKTGRRSPAKDKLTGQRVWQVRVMDLDPELGKRSRETTVKISADYQPVPPTGVPFEAVEFDDMTVTPYVASNGRMAYSLRASGMRAPAGLASNGTGKARAATGS
- a CDS encoding glycosyltransferase family A protein: MACLTQVVSVITPVHLPSIGYLADAYASLAAQQMPDGWGWRWLVQEDGRTGAVADALPDDPRISVGVGRPGGPGVARTLAMERVDGPLVKVLDADDQLTPGVLARDIATLTAHPSVGWTTSRVLDLLPDGSTVGFDSDPPAGPIACGDVHAFWLANNYRAPVHPATLCLRTDVLFALGGWMALPASEDTGLLLAASTITGGFFHAETGLLYRKWPGQVTSQAAHREPAEHAARMRIIDARVRALAKLNATVTLS